One Bdellovibrio bacteriovorus str. Tiberius DNA segment encodes these proteins:
- a CDS encoding MerC domain-containing protein has product MDEILNPNSVNSGKSHDSCCEVDHTQHEVFEEKTLTWDRIGIVLSSLCAIHCLATPLLILLLPVMGEVFHAEWVHILMAVVILPVGLFAFWSGYKHHRQVKVLSMGVLGLSMICAASVLPHEWVEVMEHDVVTIVGSFILIAAHILNRRACLCHKHA; this is encoded by the coding sequence GTGGACGAAATCCTGAATCCAAATTCTGTAAACTCCGGCAAATCACATGATTCCTGCTGTGAGGTGGATCACACTCAGCACGAGGTCTTTGAAGAAAAGACGCTGACCTGGGATCGGATCGGGATTGTGCTTTCTTCGCTTTGTGCGATTCACTGTCTGGCGACGCCGCTGTTGATTCTGCTTCTGCCAGTGATGGGTGAAGTGTTTCATGCCGAATGGGTGCACATCCTGATGGCGGTGGTGATTTTGCCGGTGGGTCTGTTTGCGTTCTGGAGTGGTTACAAACATCACCGTCAGGTGAAAGTTCTGTCCATGGGAGTGCTGGGGCTAAGTATGATCTGTGCGGCATCCGTGCTGCCGCATGAGTGGGTGGAGGTGATGGAACACGACGTGGTGACCATCGTTGGAAGCTTCATTTTGATCGCAGCCCATATTCTGAATCGTCGTGCGTGCCTTTGTCACAAGCATGCCTAG
- a CDS encoding high-potential iron-sulfur protein: protein MTETNMNRRGFFTTLAKITGVAVVAPTMLNAIFSSSAEAQKKRGAPAAGGAAAGGMALVDPNDSVAKAVKYIEDYKKAPEAKGNHCVTCGFYAKKEVRNGKEAGTCTIFAGKLVLGDAWCASWNKKA, encoded by the coding sequence ATGACTGAGACGAATATGAATCGCCGTGGTTTCTTCACGACCCTTGCGAAAATCACCGGTGTGGCGGTAGTTGCACCAACTATGTTGAACGCTATTTTCTCTTCTTCCGCTGAAGCTCAGAAAAAACGTGGAGCTCCTGCTGCAGGTGGCGCGGCCGCTGGTGGCATGGCTTTGGTTGATCCAAATGACTCTGTAGCAAAAGCAGTGAAGTACATCGAAGACTACAAGAAAGCTCCAGAAGCTAAAGGCAATCACTGTGTGACTTGCGGCTTCTACGCGAAAAAAGAAGTTCGTAACGGCAAAGAAGCCGGCACTTGCACAATCTTCGCTGGCAAACTTGTTCTAGGCGACGCGTGGTGCGCATCCTGGAATAAGAAAGCGTAA
- a CDS encoding AMP-binding protein, with protein sequence MERIWLKNYPKGVPHEVDLSKYGSLVDVYEEAIGKFQSKKAFTSMGVSLTFSELDRKVDQFASFLQNELKLKKGDRIAIQMPNLLQFPIVAFAALRSGLTIVNTNPLYTAKEMRHQFKDSGAKAIVILANYAHLLQEILKETDIESVVITEVADLFPTPKRILVNSVVKYIKKMVPAYHLPQAYTFRQALELGAMKPSSKVPTTLEDIAFLQYTGGTTGVAKGAMLTHRNVAANMLQICDWMKPKLREGEEVAIAALPMYHIFALTLNCLGLLRYGSENVLILNPRDIPGFIKELKNTPFTLMAGVNTLFNALMNNPAFTTIDFTRVKVSVAGAMTLQKPVAEKWMELTKSVIVEGYGLTEASPVVCCNPIDGTDRVGTIGLPFPSTDIMLIDDDGKEVAMGEPGELVCRGPQVMAGYWNRPDETAQVLNDGWLKTGDVAVADNDGFFKIVDRKKDMILVSGFNVYPNEVEEAIASHPGVLEVAAIGVVDQHSGEIVKAVVVKKDPNLTAEDVIAHARKSLTNYKVPRLVEFRTELPKTNVGKILRRALRDNAK encoded by the coding sequence ATGGAAAGAATTTGGCTTAAGAATTACCCGAAAGGCGTTCCCCACGAGGTGGATCTTTCCAAATATGGATCACTGGTGGATGTCTACGAAGAAGCCATCGGCAAATTCCAGTCCAAAAAAGCTTTCACCAGCATGGGGGTCAGTCTCACCTTCAGCGAGCTGGATCGCAAAGTGGATCAGTTTGCATCATTCCTGCAAAACGAACTGAAACTGAAAAAAGGCGATCGCATCGCCATTCAGATGCCGAACCTTCTGCAATTCCCGATCGTGGCTTTCGCAGCCTTGCGTTCGGGCCTGACCATCGTGAACACCAATCCGCTGTACACAGCAAAAGAAATGCGTCACCAGTTCAAGGACTCGGGCGCAAAAGCCATCGTGATTCTGGCGAACTATGCTCATCTGCTTCAGGAAATCCTGAAAGAGACAGACATTGAAAGTGTTGTGATCACCGAAGTGGCCGACCTGTTCCCGACTCCGAAAAGAATCCTGGTGAACTCGGTTGTAAAATACATCAAGAAAATGGTTCCAGCTTATCACCTGCCACAAGCCTACACTTTCCGTCAGGCTTTGGAACTGGGTGCAATGAAACCTTCCTCGAAAGTTCCGACAACGCTGGAAGACATCGCCTTCCTGCAATACACCGGTGGTACAACAGGTGTTGCCAAGGGTGCGATGCTGACACACAGAAACGTGGCTGCAAACATGCTGCAGATCTGCGACTGGATGAAACCAAAGCTTCGCGAAGGTGAAGAGGTCGCAATTGCGGCTTTGCCGATGTATCACATCTTTGCTTTGACTCTGAACTGCCTGGGTCTTTTGCGCTATGGAAGCGAAAACGTACTGATCCTGAACCCACGCGACATCCCTGGCTTCATCAAAGAACTTAAGAACACTCCGTTCACTTTGATGGCCGGTGTGAACACGCTGTTCAACGCCTTGATGAACAATCCAGCCTTCACCACGATTGATTTCACGCGCGTGAAAGTCAGCGTCGCTGGCGCAATGACCTTGCAAAAACCAGTGGCTGAAAAGTGGATGGAACTGACCAAGTCCGTGATTGTTGAAGGTTACGGTTTGACGGAGGCTTCTCCGGTTGTGTGCTGCAACCCTATTGACGGCACGGACCGCGTGGGCACTATCGGCCTGCCATTCCCAAGCACTGACATCATGCTGATTGATGACGATGGTAAAGAAGTCGCCATGGGCGAGCCCGGCGAACTGGTTTGCCGTGGCCCTCAGGTGATGGCAGGTTACTGGAACCGTCCGGATGAAACAGCACAGGTATTGAATGACGGCTGGTTGAAAACCGGCGACGTGGCTGTGGCGGACAATGATGGCTTCTTCAAAATCGTGGATCGCAAAAAAGACATGATCCTGGTTTCAGGCTTCAACGTTTATCCAAACGAAGTGGAAGAGGCGATCGCGTCCCACCCTGGCGTTCTGGAAGTCGCGGCGATTGGTGTGGTTGATCAGCACTCTGGCGAAATCGTCAAAGCGGTCGTGGTTAAAAAAGATCCAAACCTGACGGCGGAAGATGTGATTGCTCATGCCCGCAAGAGTTTGACAAACTATAAAGTTCCGCGTTTGGTGGAGTTCCGCACAGAGCTTCCGAAAACGAATGTCGGAAAAATCCTGCGTCGTGCTTTGCGCGATAATGCAAAATAA
- a CDS encoding peroxiredoxin produces the protein MAAKIELGKKVPNFKIPSSSGETLSLSSLKGKKVVLYFYPKDSTPGCTTEGIEFNDLLAQFKKQNAVVFGVSRDSLKSHDKFICKYDFKFELLSDEEEELCQLFDVIKEKNMYGKKVMGIERSTFVIDEDQKLVGEFRKIKAQGHAAEMLKFIKDL, from the coding sequence ATGGCCGCTAAAATTGAACTTGGTAAAAAAGTCCCGAACTTCAAAATTCCATCCTCCAGCGGAGAGACCTTGAGTCTTTCTTCATTGAAGGGGAAAAAGGTCGTGCTTTATTTCTATCCGAAAGACAGCACTCCGGGCTGCACGACGGAAGGAATTGAATTTAATGACCTGCTGGCGCAGTTTAAAAAGCAAAACGCCGTGGTCTTTGGTGTTTCTCGTGATAGTTTGAAATCCCATGACAAGTTCATCTGCAAGTATGACTTTAAGTTTGAACTTTTGTCTGACGAAGAAGAAGAGCTTTGCCAGCTGTTTGATGTGATCAAAGAAAAGAACATGTACGGTAAGAAAGTGATGGGCATCGAACGCAGCACTTTTGTGATCGACGAGGATCAGAAACTTGTCGGGGAGTTCCGTAAAATCAAAGCACAGGGCCACGCGGCCGAGATGCTGAAGTTCATCAAAGATTTGTAA
- the htpG gene encoding molecular chaperone HtpG, protein MAKQVQNFNAEIKQLLDIVIHSLYSHKEIFLRELLSNASDAIDKLKFNSLTHPSLLPENWQPAIRLEPNSETKTLKIIDNGIGMTQEEVVEFIGTIARSGAKAFMQMNAEMKTKPELIGQFGVGFYSAFMVADRVTLHTQKAGSNDGTVWESMGDGTYSLDNVPRPEGTGTTITLHMKDFKEEDEVQNFTDKWVLKSLVKKYSDFIAHPIKMMGETEEETLNSQKALWLKSPSDVTKEEYKDFYQHLTQDWNEPLRTVHYRAEGTMEFNTLLYVPGKKPWNYNMRDMEYGLSLYIKRVFIMADCKDLLPPYLRFVKGLVDSSDLSLNVSRELLQQDRQVTQIRKNVTNKALSTLKDLLTKERSAYEDFWTEFGATLKEGLPSDAPNKEKLQDLLLFHSTSSDKMTTLDEYVSRMKEAQKDIYYITGDSLSQVSNSPYLEKLKEKGFEVLLLVDPVDEWVVDALSEFKGKKLHSIMREGLDLDTAEEKQQKEQEKKQAEVTLKPVLESMKKTLESDVKDVVLSDRLTNTPACLVASSADPSAHMQKLMAQMGKEYAGQQVKRIMEINPNHPVFEKMLKASPEQQTKWAEILYAQALLTEGSNLPDPVKFSQQIAELMVQAADSTKH, encoded by the coding sequence ATGGCCAAGCAGGTTCAAAACTTTAACGCTGAAATCAAACAACTTCTGGATATCGTGATCCACTCCCTTTATTCGCACAAAGAGATCTTTTTGCGCGAACTTCTGTCCAACGCATCTGATGCTATCGACAAACTGAAATTCAATTCATTGACTCACCCGTCGTTGCTTCCGGAAAACTGGCAGCCCGCGATCCGCCTGGAACCAAACTCTGAAACCAAAACCCTGAAAATCATCGATAACGGTATCGGCATGACTCAGGAAGAAGTTGTCGAGTTCATCGGCACCATCGCCCGTTCTGGCGCCAAAGCCTTCATGCAGATGAATGCCGAAATGAAAACCAAACCGGAACTGATCGGTCAGTTCGGCGTGGGCTTCTATTCTGCGTTCATGGTTGCAGACCGTGTGACCCTGCACACTCAAAAAGCTGGCAGCAATGACGGCACGGTGTGGGAATCCATGGGTGATGGCACTTATTCTTTGGACAACGTGCCTCGCCCGGAAGGCACCGGTACCACCATCACTTTGCACATGAAGGACTTCAAAGAAGAAGACGAAGTTCAAAACTTCACCGACAAGTGGGTTCTAAAATCCCTGGTGAAAAAATATTCTGACTTTATCGCTCACCCGATCAAGATGATGGGCGAAACCGAAGAAGAAACCCTGAACTCGCAAAAAGCTCTGTGGCTGAAATCCCCGTCTGATGTGACCAAGGAAGAATACAAAGACTTCTATCAGCACCTGACGCAAGACTGGAACGAGCCTCTGCGCACCGTTCACTATCGCGCTGAGGGCACGATGGAGTTCAATACTCTGCTTTATGTTCCAGGCAAAAAGCCATGGAACTACAACATGCGTGACATGGAATACGGCCTGAGCCTTTACATCAAGCGCGTGTTCATCATGGCTGACTGTAAGGATTTGCTGCCGCCTTACCTGCGCTTTGTAAAAGGCCTGGTGGACAGCAGTGACTTGTCTTTGAACGTGTCCCGTGAATTGCTTCAGCAGGACCGTCAGGTCACACAGATTCGCAAGAACGTGACCAATAAGGCTCTTTCCACTTTGAAAGATCTTTTGACCAAAGAACGCTCTGCTTATGAAGACTTCTGGACAGAATTTGGTGCTACTTTGAAAGAAGGTCTGCCATCTGATGCTCCAAACAAAGAAAAACTTCAGGATCTGCTGCTGTTCCACTCCACGTCCTCTGACAAGATGACGACTTTGGATGAATACGTTTCTCGCATGAAGGAAGCGCAGAAGGACATTTACTACATCACGGGTGATTCCCTGTCTCAGGTTTCAAACAGCCCGTACCTTGAAAAACTGAAAGAAAAAGGCTTTGAGGTTCTGTTGCTGGTGGATCCTGTGGATGAATGGGTTGTGGATGCTTTGAGCGAATTCAAAGGCAAGAAATTGCATTCGATCATGCGTGAAGGTCTGGACCTGGATACCGCTGAAGAAAAACAGCAAAAAGAACAGGAAAAGAAGCAGGCCGAAGTCACCTTGAAACCTGTTTTGGAATCCATGAAAAAGACCTTGGAAAGCGATGTGAAAGACGTGGTTCTTTCTGACCGTCTGACCAACACCCCAGCGTGTCTGGTGGCTTCTTCTGCGGACCCATCCGCGCACATGCAAAAGCTGATGGCGCAAATGGGTAAAGAGTACGCAGGCCAGCAGGTCAAACGCATCATGGAGATCAATCCGAATCACCCGGTGTTTGAAAAAATGCTGAAAGCGTCTCCGGAACAGCAAACCAAATGGGCGGAAATCCTTTATGCCCAGGCTTTGCTGACCGAAGGCTCCAACCTGCCAGACCCTGTGAAGTTCTCTCAGCAAATCGCTGAACTGATGGTGCAGGCCGCAGACAGCACGAAGCATTAA
- the thrS gene encoding threonine--tRNA ligase, with translation MSSLKKGQAGACHVQKDHRELNQDLSYFHSDESIGAGLPLWLPAGVVIRDELEKLAREMEFLAGYQRVVSPHLAKEDLYHQSGHLPYYEDSMYPSMDLENVRYRLRPMCCPHHHKIFSARLRSYRELPLRLAEYGQVYRYEGSGALSGLMRVRGLCQNDAHLYVRQSQVKAEIHKVLEMYQKAYRILGISNYRLRLSRGVEAGEASQKYVANPLWDWAEGILREVLIESGLPFFEAPGEAAFYGPKIDVQIMSVHGKEESASTVQVDFISAERFDLSFINEDGHKERPVILHRAPLGSHERMVALLIEQYQGAFPLWLSPEQVRIVPLADRHQEAAESLRLLLHNSFIRVSVDDRAESLSRKVAECWQAKVHSVVVIGDKELQAGKFSLQRRGVGAQSVSSEELLSLLQSEIRDRK, from the coding sequence ATGTCTTCCTTAAAAAAAGGACAGGCCGGGGCCTGTCATGTCCAAAAAGATCATCGTGAGTTGAATCAGGATCTTTCGTATTTCCATAGTGATGAATCCATCGGCGCGGGCCTGCCGTTATGGCTGCCCGCCGGGGTGGTGATTCGCGATGAACTTGAAAAGCTGGCGCGGGAAATGGAATTCCTGGCCGGGTACCAGCGGGTGGTCAGCCCGCATCTGGCCAAAGAGGATCTGTATCATCAGTCCGGGCATTTGCCGTATTATGAAGATTCCATGTATCCATCGATGGATCTGGAAAATGTGCGCTATCGCTTAAGGCCCATGTGCTGTCCGCATCATCACAAAATATTTTCAGCCAGGCTGCGCAGCTATCGCGAACTGCCTTTGCGGTTGGCGGAATACGGTCAGGTCTATCGTTACGAGGGCTCCGGTGCGCTTTCCGGGCTGATGCGGGTGCGTGGCCTCTGTCAGAACGACGCGCATCTTTATGTGCGGCAAAGTCAGGTGAAAGCCGAAATTCACAAGGTGCTTGAAATGTATCAGAAGGCTTACCGGATTCTGGGGATCTCTAATTACCGTCTGCGCCTGTCGCGCGGGGTGGAGGCTGGCGAGGCTTCACAAAAGTATGTCGCCAATCCGCTGTGGGACTGGGCCGAAGGCATTTTGCGCGAGGTTCTGATTGAAAGCGGCCTGCCATTTTTCGAAGCGCCGGGTGAGGCGGCCTTTTACGGTCCCAAGATTGATGTGCAGATCATGTCCGTGCATGGGAAAGAGGAAAGTGCTTCGACTGTGCAAGTGGATTTCATCAGTGCCGAGCGCTTTGATTTGTCCTTCATAAATGAAGACGGCCACAAAGAGCGTCCGGTGATTTTGCACCGGGCTCCGCTGGGTTCACATGAACGCATGGTGGCTTTGTTGATTGAACAGTATCAGGGGGCGTTCCCATTGTGGCTGTCGCCTGAACAAGTGCGCATTGTGCCCTTGGCGGACCGGCATCAAGAGGCGGCAGAAAGTCTTCGCTTGCTGTTACATAATTCTTTTATTCGCGTCAGTGTCGATGACCGCGCGGAATCTCTTTCGCGCAAAGTGGCTGAATGCTGGCAGGCGAAGGTGCATTCGGTGGTGGTGATCGGAGACAAAGAACTGCAGGCGGGTAAGTTCAGTTTGCAGCGACGGGGCGTGGGTGCGCAAAGTGTGTCGTCTGAAGAACTGCTGTCCCTGCTGCAGAGTGAAATTCGCGACAGGAAATAG
- a CDS encoding DUF748 domain-containing protein, with protein MKYFNRLGTTGKVILGIVLLLVVVRIFLPTGMKYAINWYLGNKMENYEGRIEDFDLALYRGAYQIEGLKIWKKGTSPEQALISTDQMDLSIAWRGILKKEFLGDLSIHGAKISLSDSKDEKKEDLGQGQDWRTVFKKLIPITLESVKIADSSFHFLNRDFKVPVDVKVDRIEGHIDNIRNTDDNKDPLPTRAAVVARMQGHADVKGKARLNLLSKVPSFDTDAQLQNLKLQTLNDFFMAYGPFTFTKGQFSLYVESVSRDGRIKGYAKPFIKDLDVIDDKESFKSMGRAFNEVGLALVNLILRDGDSKTLGAKIEFEGASKAPSIDKWGAFWSSVQNGFFDAIKQSLEHSISPKDLKKQKSP; from the coding sequence ATGAAGTATTTCAACAGACTGGGTACGACGGGCAAAGTGATTCTGGGAATAGTTTTATTGCTGGTGGTGGTGCGCATCTTTCTGCCCACGGGGATGAAGTATGCCATCAACTGGTATCTCGGGAATAAAATGGAAAACTATGAGGGTCGTATCGAGGATTTCGATCTGGCCTTGTATCGTGGGGCTTATCAGATTGAAGGTCTGAAGATCTGGAAAAAAGGCACCAGCCCCGAGCAGGCTTTGATTTCGACGGATCAAATGGATTTATCGATCGCCTGGCGGGGGATATTGAAAAAAGAATTTCTGGGGGACTTGTCCATTCACGGTGCCAAGATCAGCTTGAGCGACAGCAAGGATGAAAAGAAAGAGGATCTGGGGCAAGGACAGGACTGGCGTACGGTGTTTAAGAAATTGATTCCGATCACGCTGGAATCAGTGAAAATTGCCGACAGTTCTTTTCATTTTCTGAACCGTGATTTCAAAGTTCCAGTGGATGTGAAGGTCGACCGGATTGAGGGGCACATCGATAATATTCGTAACACCGACGACAACAAAGATCCCTTGCCCACGCGGGCCGCCGTGGTGGCGCGCATGCAGGGGCATGCTGATGTAAAGGGCAAAGCCCGTCTGAATCTGCTTTCAAAAGTTCCAAGCTTTGATACGGATGCGCAGTTGCAGAACTTAAAACTGCAAACCCTGAATGACTTCTTTATGGCGTATGGGCCATTCACGTTCACCAAGGGTCAGTTTAGTCTTTATGTTGAAAGTGTCAGTCGCGATGGACGGATTAAAGGGTATGCGAAGCCCTTTATAAAAGACCTGGATGTTATTGATGACAAAGAATCGTTCAAAAGTATGGGCCGTGCATTTAATGAAGTGGGTCTGGCATTGGTGAATCTGATTTTACGCGACGGGGACAGCAAGACCCTGGGGGCCAAGATCGAATTTGAAGGCGCTTCCAAAGCGCCCAGCATTGATAAATGGGGCGCTTTCTGGTCTTCAGTTCAAAACGGTTTCTTCGATGCAATCAAACAAAGCCTTGAACATTCCATTTCTCCCAAAGACCTGAAAAAACAGAAGTCGCCTTAA
- a CDS encoding tryptophan 2,3-dioxygenase family protein, which yields MKYPPVHYHDYLGLNPLLNAQHPKSTEYGKPAHDELLFIIVHQTYELWFKQILFELDSVLSTFQKPTVAESEMGIASARLERIVSILKLIIGQVDVLETMTPLDFLDFRDMLYPASGFQSYQWRLIETKLGLRITDRLAYNQSPFYKSLSESQQGEMMNIMNQPSLHDSVEKWLERTPFLQGENFNFWDSYKEAVNKMFQDDISTVKNNPRLPDEEKARTVAGLEQTLKSFDALFDEEAFNKLRAEGQFRLSYKAMHAALLIQLHRDQPILQTPFRIIRALLDIDETMTTWRYRHALMAMRMLGQKIGTGGSSGHKYLADATAKHKIFGDFFNLTTFFIPRSQVPPLPKAIADRMSFHY from the coding sequence ATGAAATACCCTCCGGTTCATTATCACGACTATCTGGGGCTGAACCCCCTTCTGAATGCCCAGCACCCAAAAAGCACCGAATACGGAAAACCGGCGCATGACGAATTGCTGTTCATTATCGTGCATCAGACTTACGAACTGTGGTTCAAGCAGATCCTTTTTGAATTGGATTCCGTTCTTTCCACTTTCCAAAAACCCACTGTGGCGGAATCTGAAATGGGTATCGCCAGCGCGCGACTGGAAAGAATTGTCAGCATCCTGAAACTGATCATCGGTCAGGTGGATGTGCTGGAAACAATGACTCCGCTGGATTTCCTGGATTTCCGTGACATGCTTTATCCTGCCTCCGGCTTCCAAAGTTACCAATGGCGTTTGATTGAAACAAAACTGGGTCTGCGCATCACAGACCGTCTGGCTTACAACCAGTCCCCGTTCTATAAGTCTTTGAGCGAATCCCAGCAGGGTGAAATGATGAACATCATGAACCAGCCTTCTTTGCATGATTCCGTTGAAAAATGGCTGGAGCGCACTCCATTCCTGCAGGGTGAAAACTTCAACTTCTGGGATTCTTACAAAGAAGCTGTGAACAAAATGTTCCAGGATGACATCAGCACCGTGAAAAACAATCCGCGCCTGCCAGACGAGGAAAAAGCCAGAACAGTGGCTGGCCTTGAACAGACGCTAAAAAGCTTTGATGCCTTGTTTGACGAAGAAGCCTTCAACAAGCTTCGCGCCGAAGGTCAGTTCCGTCTGAGTTATAAAGCGATGCACGCAGCCCTGTTGATTCAGCTTCACCGTGACCAGCCGATTTTGCAGACCCCGTTCCGCATCATCCGGGCGCTGTTGGATATCGATGAAACCATGACAACCTGGCGTTACCGCCACGCCTTGATGGCGATGCGTATGCTGGGACAAAAAATCGGGACCGGTGGTTCCAGCGGTCACAAGTATCTGGCCGATGCGACAGCGAAGCACAAGATCTTTGGCGATTTCTTCAACCTGACGACGTTCTTCATCCCGCGTTCTCAGGTGCCCCCACTGCCAAAGGCTATTGCTGACCGCATGAGCTTCCATTATTAA
- a CDS encoding threonine aldolase family protein, giving the protein MKRGFGSDNHAGVHPRILQSILDANIEHAPAYGTDEWTERAVAEFKNQFGKDAHVFFVFNGTAANVTALRAMARPWQSVFCSDVAHINVDECGSPEFLSGCKLLPLPSHNGKLSVEELEKAFIRRGDQHFSQTQVLSLTQPTELGTTYSAQELKSLIAWAKSKKLLVHIDGARLGNAALYLKKTLKEITTDLGVDVVSFGGTKNGLMMGEAVVILNKDLAQDFKYIRKQSAQLPSKTRFIACQFEAYFKEGLWQQIADHSHQMALYLYEQCKGLAGVTVREIPQSNAVFATIPSHWVKPLREKYFFYVWDENTFECRWMTSWDTQKSDIDGFVALLKEQRL; this is encoded by the coding sequence ATGAAACGCGGTTTTGGCAGCGACAATCATGCCGGTGTCCACCCACGGATTCTGCAATCTATCCTGGACGCCAACATCGAACACGCCCCGGCCTATGGGACCGACGAATGGACCGAACGCGCCGTTGCTGAATTCAAAAACCAGTTCGGCAAAGACGCCCACGTGTTCTTTGTGTTCAATGGCACGGCCGCCAATGTCACGGCCTTAAGAGCCATGGCCCGTCCCTGGCAATCCGTCTTCTGTTCAGACGTCGCCCACATCAATGTGGATGAATGCGGTTCACCGGAATTTTTAAGTGGCTGCAAACTTCTGCCACTGCCTTCCCACAACGGAAAACTGTCTGTGGAAGAACTTGAAAAAGCTTTCATCCGCCGTGGGGATCAGCATTTTTCGCAGACTCAGGTTCTTAGCCTGACTCAACCCACAGAACTGGGAACAACTTATTCTGCACAAGAACTTAAATCCCTGATCGCGTGGGCGAAGAGCAAAAAGCTGCTGGTGCACATTGATGGAGCACGACTTGGCAACGCGGCCTTGTACTTGAAAAAGACCCTGAAAGAAATCACCACCGACCTCGGTGTGGATGTGGTTTCTTTCGGCGGCACCAAAAATGGTTTGATGATGGGCGAAGCCGTTGTGATCCTGAATAAGGATCTGGCGCAGGATTTTAAATACATCCGCAAACAAAGTGCGCAGCTGCCTTCCAAGACGCGTTTTATCGCCTGTCAGTTTGAAGCTTACTTCAAAGAGGGTCTATGGCAGCAGATTGCGGATCATTCCCACCAGATGGCGCTGTATCTGTATGAACAGTGCAAAGGACTTGCTGGTGTGACCGTGCGTGAAATCCCGCAAAGCAACGCCGTCTTTGCGACAATTCCCAGCCACTGGGTGAAACCTTTGCGGGAAAAATATTTTTTCTATGTCTGGGACGAAAACACATTTGAGTGCCGCTGGATGACCTCCTGGGACACGCAAAAATCGGATATCGATGGTTTCGTCGCACTTTTAAAGGAGCAACGTCTATGA
- a CDS encoding formimidoylglutamase has product MSWFHSIDKHLLFTKNDKEDPRLGECVQLLHKGDLNTLPDHTFDFAVLGFPDDEGIGLNGGRVGAQIAPREIRTYLYKMTPHLQSTRLPKILDMGDLVDKEKPLAERHEKAREATRTLASSGKHWISLGGGHDYGYCDGAGFLDVFKNDAVLINFDAHMDVRPTDKGFNSGTPFHRVLSEFKGQVDFAEVGIQNQCNSKAHIQWAKNHGADVFTLDDVNDRGLQSVLAGYLKGKEKKKIFLSIDIDAFTSSEAPGCSQSWTTGLFTKEFLTNFLWMTETFDVRGIGIYEVSPPLDQDNRTSKLAALICHNFIFATLKKG; this is encoded by the coding sequence ATGAGCTGGTTTCATTCCATCGACAAACATCTTCTTTTCACCAAAAACGACAAAGAAGATCCGCGTCTTGGAGAATGCGTCCAGCTCCTTCATAAAGGTGACCTGAATACCCTTCCTGATCACACTTTCGACTTTGCAGTTCTGGGCTTCCCGGACGATGAAGGCATTGGCCTGAACGGTGGCCGCGTGGGCGCCCAGATCGCTCCGCGCGAGATTCGCACTTATCTATACAAAATGACTCCGCACCTGCAAAGCACCCGCTTGCCAAAAATCCTGGACATGGGTGATCTGGTCGACAAAGAAAAACCTTTGGCTGAACGCCATGAAAAAGCCCGCGAGGCGACGCGCACACTGGCGTCCAGTGGCAAACACTGGATTTCCCTGGGGGGTGGTCATGACTATGGTTACTGCGATGGTGCAGGCTTCCTGGATGTCTTTAAAAACGACGCCGTTCTGATCAACTTTGATGCCCATATGGACGTGCGCCCGACGGACAAGGGTTTTAATTCCGGCACCCCTTTCCACCGTGTTTTGTCTGAGTTTAAAGGCCAGGTGGATTTTGCCGAAGTCGGCATCCAAAACCAATGCAACAGCAAAGCCCACATTCAATGGGCGAAGAATCACGGCGCCGATGTTTTCACTTTGGATGACGTCAATGACCGTGGTTTGCAGTCCGTCCTTGCCGGCTATCTTAAGGGCAAAGAAAAGAAAAAGATTTTCCTAAGCATCGACATCGATGCCTTCACTTCCAGCGAAGCACCGGGCTGCAGTCAGTCCTGGACGACGGGGCTGTTCACGAAAGAGTTCCTGACAAACTTCCTGTGGATGACTGAAACATTCGATGTGCGCGGGATTGGTATTTATGAAGTATCACCGCCTCTGGATCAGGACAATCGCACCAGCAAACTGGCGGCCTTGATCTGTCACAACTTCATTTTCGCCACACTTAAAAAAGGCTAA